The Erigeron canadensis isolate Cc75 chromosome 4, C_canadensis_v1, whole genome shotgun sequence genome window below encodes:
- the LOC122596518 gene encoding pentatricopeptide repeat-containing protein At5g02860 → MADKLALPLLLPSPPLSRPFSSQDFNHQKPISHHQSQPLTPLLNEILQPTKPLLPMTHKTPRKIGKHNDPNRGKPWASHLSSQGQVIFKTLIDPCFDFSQIDEKLVALVEFHEPESISGSKLLSLDVLGLIQGLGHYKKVELALIVFDWVKKYYKDSGKALRGSVVAVIVSMLGKDGRVSVAASLIRGLKKDGFVIDVYAYTSLISAYASNGRFREAVSVFKDMEEEGCQPTKITYNVILNVYGKMGMPWNKIESVFDNMKRSGVFPDLYTYNTLISCCKRGSLHEEANRIFEEMKMAGFVPDYVTYNTLLDVYAKSRKPDEAMDVLREMEINGFSPSVVTYNSLISCYAKDGLFSEAMELKGQMLERGIKPDVFTYTTLFSGFEKSGKDESAMRVFDEMITSGCKPNICTFNALIKMHGNRGKFMEMMKVVEDIQKCGCVPDIVTWNTLLAVFGQNGMDSEVSGVFKEMKRAGFIPERDTFNTLISAYSRCGSLDQAMNVYKSMLEAKISPDLSTYNAVLAALARGGLWEQSEKILEEMNNRGCKPNECTYSSLLHAYANSKQIEKMRALGEKIYSGEIETHVVLLKTLVLVNSKTDLIGETDRAFLEMRNRGFSLDINTLNAMVSIYGRRQMSMEANEIISFMKESGFSPNLTTYNSLMYMYSRSSDFPKSEEILKDILSKGIKPDVISYNTVIYGYCRNGKMREASRVLSEMRKSGVIPDVITYNTFIASYAADELFMEAIDVIRYMIKQGCRPNESTYNSIVDWYCKFHHRDDAVLFINNLREVDPRVSKDEISRLSARVAQIA, encoded by the coding sequence ATGGCGGATAAGCTAGCTCTCCCTCTTCTTCTCCCAAGTCCACCACTTTCAAGGCCCTTTTCCTCTCAAGATTTCAATCATCAAAAACCCATCAGCCACCACCAATCACAGCCCTTAACACCACTCCTTAATGAAATTTTACAGCCCACAAAACCCCTTTTGCCCATGACCCACAAAACACCTAGAAAAATTGGAAAACATAATGACCCAAACAGGGGAAAGCCATGGGCTTCTCATTTATCTTCACAAGGTCAGGtaattttcaaaaccctaattgacCCATGTTTTGATTTTTCCCAAATTGATGAAAAGTTAGTTGCTTTAGTTGAATTTCATGAGCCCGAATCAATTTCGGGCTCCAAGTTGTTATCTTTAGATGTATTGGGGTTAATTCAGGGTCTGGGTCATTACAAGAAAGTTGAATTAGCTTTAATTGTGTTTGATTGGGTTAAGAAGTATTATAAAGATTCGGGTAAGGCTTTACGAGGTTCGGTTGTGGCTGTAATTGTTTCTATGCTTGGTAAAGATGGTCGGGTTTCTGTTGCCGCCAGTTTAATTCGTGGCCTTAAGAAAGATGGTTTTGTTATTGATGTTTATGCTTATACTTCGCTGATTAGTGCTTATGCTAGTAACGGGAGGTTTCGTGAGGCTGTCTCGGTTTTTAAAGATATGGAAGAAGAAGGGTGTCAGCCTACTAAGATTACTTATAATGTGATACTTAATGTGTATGGAAAAATGGGTATGCCGTGGAATAAAATTGAATCGGTATTTGATAATATGAAAAGGTCAGGGGTTTTCCCCGATTTGTATACTTATAATACTTTGATTAGTTGTTGTAAGCGCGGGTCTTTGCATGAAGAAGCTAATAGGATCTTTGAAGAGATGAAAATGGCGGGGTTTGTGCCTGATTATGTTACTTACAATACATTGTTGGATGTATATGCAAAGTCCCGGAAACCTGATGAGGCAATGGATGTTTTAAGGGAGATGGAGATCAATGGGTTTTCCCCAAGTGTTGTGACTTACAATTCGTTGATTTCTTGTTATGCTAAAGATGGGTTGTTTAGTGAAGCGATGGAGTTAAAAGGTCAAATGTTGGAAAGGGGGATAAAACCAGATGTTTTTACCTACACGACTCTGTTTTCGGGGTTTGAGAAATCCGGGAAAGATGAGTCTGCTATGCGGGTTTTTGATGAAATGATTACTTCGGGCTGCAAACCGAATATTTGTACATTTAATGCCCTTATTAAGATGCATGGTAATAGAGGGAAGTTTATGGAAATGATGAAAGTTGTTGAGGATATTCAAAAATGTGGCTGTGTTCCTGATATTGTTACATGGAATACACTTTTGGCTGTTTTTGGTCAAAATGGAATGGATAGTGAAGTTTCAGGGGTCTTTAAGGAGATGAAAAGAGCGGGTTTTATACCTGAGAGGGACACTTTCAATACTTTGATTAGTGCTTATAGTAGATGTGGGTCGTTAGATCAAGCCATGAATGTGTATAAAAGTATGTTGGAAGCGAAAATCAGTCCCGATCTTTCCACTTATAATGCAGTTTTGGCAGCATTAGCTCGTGGAGGTCTTTGGGAGCAATCCGAGAAGATTCTAGAAGAAATGAACAACCGGGGTTGTAAACCCAACGAGTGTACTTACAGTTCTTTACTTCATGCCTATGCAAACAGTAAACAGATCGAAAAAATGCGTGCTCTTGGAGAGAAGATATATTCTGGTGAAATCGAAACACATGTCGTTTTGTTAAAGACTCTTGTTTTAGTCAACAGCAAAACGGATCTTATAGGAGAAACAGATCGAGCATTTCTTGAAATGAGAAATAGAGGTTTCTCACTAGACATTAATACTCTAAATGCTATGGTTTCAATATATGGTAGAAGGCAGATGTCGATGGAAGCAAATGAAATCATTTCATTCATGAAAGAAAGTGGATTTTCTCCCAATCTGACCACATACAACTCTTTGATGTACATGTACAGTCGATCTTCAGATTTCCCAAAATCAGAAGAAATCTTGAAGGATattttgtcaaagggaatcaaACCTGATGTTATTTCTTACAACACAGTGATTTACGGATACTGCAGAAACGGAAAGATGAGAGAGGCATCGAGGGTTTTGAGTGAAATGAGGAAATCTGGTGTTATTCCAGATGTGATCACTTATAATACCTTTATCGCTAGCTATGCTGCTGATGAATTGTTTATGGAAGCCATTGATGTAATCAGATACATGATCAAACAAGGGTGTAGACCTAATGAAAGCACATACAACTCTATCGTTGATTGGTATTGTAAGTTTCATCACAGGGATGATGCTGTTCTCTTTATAAATAATCTTCGTGAGGTTGACCCACGTGTGTCTAAAGACGAAATTAGTAGATTATCGGCACGTGTTGCACAGATTGCATAA
- the LOC122598649 gene encoding putative F-box/LRR-repeat protein 23, protein MVDSCDDEYLRYVADRSSQLKHLDLGFFQWFDLSVWTEALKKLSLLEEFSVYGTDIPSDLVATLASYCPNLKTLKLNNIHSLVKDEMAIAIGESLPKLHHLELTWSYVSNIGLQAILDGCVHLESLDLRMCCFIDLKGQIGKRCSRQIKCLQRPNDPINIFHYGERVEYTTMEKFFDFVST, encoded by the exons ATGGTGGACTCTTGTGACGATGAATATCTTCGGTATGTTGCTGATAG ATCAAGTCAGCTTAAGCATcttgaccttggatttttccagTGGTTTGATTTATCTGTCTGGACTGAAGCGTTGAAGAAGCTTTCATTGTTGGAGGAATTCAGCGTTTATGGAACAGATATACCAAGCGACCTTGTTGCAACTTTAGCCTCTTATTGCCCCAACctaaaaacattaaaacttaATAACATACATTCATTGGTAAAAGATGAGATGGCCATAGCTATTGGAGAAAGCTTACCTAAGTTACACCATCTTGAACTCACTTGGAGCTATGTGTCAAATATTGGGTTGCAGGCGATTCTCGATGGCTGTGTTCACCTTGAATCGCTTGACTTGCGTATGTGTTGCTTCATTGATCTCAAGGGACAGATAGGGAAAAGATGTTCACGACAGATTAAATGTCTACAACGACCCAATGATCCTATAAACATATTTCACTATGGAGAGAGGGTTGAATATACCACTATGGagaaattttttgattttgttagCACTTAA